A window of Saccharomyces eubayanus strain FM1318 chromosome XII, whole genome shotgun sequence contains these coding sequences:
- the PBA1 gene encoding Pba1p has product MNPLFPKNLLKLISIGEIKTSLMVKESNPVQSTDTHSWNYDENFPNEIDPDSRTATSNEETLYNFSFPIYSFGKTLLFSIEENFINISPIFGNMISRSIVSQLAKTSPDIIIIGTSDRISNMKIMTEDECTLQPPEFVTGFIGSALTQLITGPNKGIKFKCLVVPSEGPNGFEKFSLSDMGSLIDVCSQWFGLDHSKYSEECHRLWRCDSAAFGAQSGLYI; this is encoded by the coding sequence ATGAATCCGTTATTCCCTAAAAATCTACTTAAATTAATCTCTATTGGCGAAATTAAGACTTCATTAATGGTAAAGGAATCAAATCCTGTTCAATCTACAGATACCCACTCATGGAATtatgatgaaaattttcccAATGAAATCGACCCCGACTCAAGAACAGCCACAtcaaatgaagaaacaCTCTacaatttctcttttcccATTTATTCCTTTGGAAAGACATTATTATTCTCCATCGAAGAGAATTTCATAAATATATCACCGATTTTTGGTAATATGATAAGTAGATCTATTGTTTCACAATTGGCTAAAACCTCCCCTGACATAATAATTATTGGTACTTCTGATAGAATCTCCAACATGAAAATAATGACGGAAGACGAATGTACACTCCAACCACCAGAATTCGTAACAGGATTCATAGGAAGTGCCCTCACACAATTGATAACCGGCCCTAATAAGGGAATAAAGTTCAAATGTCTTGTCGTGCCTAGCGAAGGTCCTAACGGTTTCGAAAAATTCTCATTGTCCGATATGGGCTCGTTGATTGATGTCTGTAGTCAATGGTTCGGACTTGATCATTCAAAGTATTCCGAAGAGTGCCATCGTCTTTGGAGATGTGATAGTGCAGCCTTTGGTGCCCAATCAGGCCTATACATATGA
- the QRI5 gene encoding mitochondrial 37S ribosomal protein mS38 encodes MLGRALRPGWLGITRATARYPICGTCANRTMHTVTTGMPAMQEGMLSSMTMMTMMTTTTTRISSTVSEPLAGSSIVMQLDSVMRKRKKKMKKHKLRKRRKREKAERRKLSQGR; translated from the coding sequence ATGCTAGGAAGGGCATTGCGACCTGGGTGGCTGGGTATTACCAGAGCGACAGCGAGGTACCCGATCTGCGGGACCTGCGCTAACAGAACGATGCACACGGTGACGACGGGCATGCCTGCCATGCAAGAGGGTATGCTGAGCTcaatgacgatgatgacgatgatgacgacaaCAACGACGAGGATCAGCAGCACGGTTAGCGAGCCGTTGGCCGGCTCGAGCATAGTGATGCAGCTGGACTCTGTGATgagaaagaggaagaaaaagatgaagaagcaCAAACTGCGGAAGAGAAGAAAGCGGGAGAAGGCGGAGAGAAGAAAGCTGTCTCAGGGTAGGTAA
- the HMX1 gene encoding Hmx1p, which translates to MEDNTATIIPSPTDIGALANRINFHTRDAHNKINTFMGIKMAIAMRHGFIYRQGILAYYYVFDAIEQEIDRLLNDAVSEKELQASGILKQFWLEDFRRSTQIYKDLKLLYSNTFKSTESLNEFLATFEKPPLLQQFVDDIHDNIRREPCTILSYCHVLYLALFAGGKLIRSNLYRRLGLFPNFEKLTQKELVKKGTNFFTFSELGPTEETRLKWEYKKNYELATRTELTEAQKLKIISVAEGIFDWNFNIVAEIGELNRRELMSKFSFKCVTYVYEEWMFSKGSASRKAFSTTMLLLLSIAAVWILYYFVRKSFLSVV; encoded by the coding sequence ATGGAAGATAACACCGCCACAATCATACCCTCGCCCACCGACATCGGGGCGCTGGCCAACAGGATCAACTTCCACACTAGAGACGCCCACAACAAGATCAACACGTTCATGGGCATCAAGATGGCCATCGCCATGAGGCACGGCTTCATATACAGACAGGGCATTCTCGCGTACTACTACGTGTTCGACGCCATCGAGCAGGAGATCGACCGTCTGCTGAATGACGCTGTGTCCGAGAAGGAGCTGCAGGCGTCTGGTATTCTGAAGCAGTTTTGGCTCGAGGACTTCAGACGGTCCACCCAGATCTACAAGGACTTGAAGCTGCTGTACTCGAATACGTTCAAGAGCACGGAGTCGCTGAACGAGTTCCTGGCCACGTTCGAGAAACCGCCGCTGCTGCAGCAGTTCGTCGACGACATCCACGACAACATACGCCGGGAGCCTTGCACCATCCTCTCCTACTGCCACGTCCTCTACCTGGCGCTTTTCGCCGGCGGTAAGCTGATAAGATCGAACCTGTACAGGAGACTGGGGCTTTTCCCCAACTTCGAGAAGCTTACGCAGAAGGAATTGGTCAAGAAGGGCACGAacttcttcactttcagCGAACTGGGCCCCACGGAGGAGACGCGGTTGAAGTGGGAGTACAAGAAGAACTACGAGCTGGCTACCAGGACGGAGCTGACGGAGGCGCAGAAGCTGAAGATCATCAGCGTCGCGGAGGGCATCTTCGACTGGAACTTCAACATCGTCGCGGAGATCGGAGAACTGAACCGCCGCGAGTTGATGAGCAAGTTCAGCTTCAAGTGTGTCACCTACGTGTACGAGGAATGGATGTTCAGCAAGGGCTCTGCCTCCAGAAAGGCCTTCAGCACCACcatgctgctgctgctctCCATCGCCGCGGTCTGGATCCTGTACTACTTTGTAAGGAAGAGTTTTCTTAGCGTAGTATAA
- the PWP1 gene encoding rRNA-processing protein PWP1: MISATNWVPRGFSSEFPEKYVLDDEEMERINQLAQLNLDDAKADLEEAGGEVEVEDDVEAEAEAEAEAAPAGSENLKDQLEMDDDLKEYNLEEYDNEETIGNENGEDISMFPGLSNDGDVKFHEGEEGEDPYISLPNQEDTQEEKQELQVYPSDNLVLATRTEDDVSYLDVYVYDDGAGFHSDDIPVEKGDEVDPDVARGLVRDGALYVHHDLMLPAFPLCVEWLDYKVGSNSEEAANYAAIGTFDPQIEIWNLDCVDKAFPDMILGEPLDNSMASLQSKKKKKKSKNQHIKTHHTDAVLSMAHNRHFRSVLASTSADHTVKLWDLNSGSAARSLDSIHSNKNVSSSEWHMLNGSVLLTGGYDSRVALTDVRISDESQMSKHWSVMSGEEIETVTFADENIILCGTDSGNVYSFDIRNNESRKPVWTLKAHDAGISTLCSNKFIPGMMSTGAMGEKTVKLWKFPLDETTNGKGPSMVLSRDFDVGNVLSSSFAPDIEIAGSMVIGGVNKGLKLWDVFTNRSVRKSFNSELHDVQTRAREEAKQLGKSSRIARKYTNNDNPDTVMTIDDQGEDEEEREGEDEHDDMA, encoded by the coding sequence ATGATCTCTGCTACAAATTGGGTCCCAAGAGGGTTTTCTTCGGAATTTCctgaaaaatatgttttagatgatgaagaaatggaaagaatCAACCAGTTAGCACAATTGAACTTGGACGATGCCAAGGCCGACTTGGAAGAAGCCGGGGGTGAAGTCGAAGTTGAAGATGATGTTGAAGCTGAGGCTGAAGCTGAAGCTGAAGCTGCCCCTGCTGGTTCTGAGAACTTGAAAGATCAGCTAGAGATGGAcgatgatttgaaagagtaTAATCTAGAGGAATATGACAACGAAGAGACTATCGGCAACGAGAACGGTGAAGACATATCCATGTTTCCAGGTCTAAGCAATGACGGAGATGTTAAGTTCCATGAAGGGGAAGAAGGTGAAGATCCATATATTTCATTGCCTAATCAAGAGGACACCCAAGAGGAGAAGCAAGAGTTGCAAGTCTACCCATCTGATAACTTGGTTCTTGCTACAAGAACAGAAGATGACGTCTCGTACTTGGACGTTTACGTTTACGACGACGGTGCCGGGTTCCATAGTGATGATATTCCGGTTGAAAAAGGTGACGAGGTTGATCCGGATGTTGCCCGTGGGTTAGTTCGTGATGGTGCGTTATATGTTCACCATGACTTAATGCTGCCTGCGTTCCCATTATGCGTGGAGTGGCTTGATTACAAAGTCGGTTCTAACTCTGAAGAAGCTGCTAATTACGCCGCTATCGGTACATTTGATCCACAAATCGAAATTTGGAACTTGGACTGTGTCGACAAGGCCTTCCCGGATATGATTTTGGGTGAGCCACTTGACAATTCAATGGCTTCTTTGCAgagcaaaaagaagaagaagaagtctAAGAACCAACACATCAAGACCCATCATACTGATGCTGTTTTGTCTATGGCACACAACAGACACTTCCGTTCTGTATTAGCATCCACCTCCGCAGATCATACCGTGAAACTATGGGATTTGAATTCAGGTAGCGCAGCCCGTTCGTTGGATTCCATCCATTCTAACAAGAACGTTTCTTCATCTGAATGGCACATGTTGAACGGGTCCGTTCTTTTGACCGGTGGTTACGATTCTCGTGTGGCTTTAACTGATGTAAGAATTTCCGACGAGAGCCAAATGAGTAAACACTGGTCCGTCATGTCAGGCGAAGAAATCGAAACCGTAACATTTGCTGatgaaaatataatattatgtgGTACTGATTCTGGTAACGTATACTCCTTTGATATCAGAAACAATGAAAGTCGTAAGCCAGTTTGGACATTAAAGGCACATGATGCCGGTATCTCCACTTTATGTTCAAATAAATTCATTCCTGGTATGATGAGTACTGGGGCCATGGGTGAAAAAACTGTTAAATTATGGAAGTTCCCCTTGGATGAAACTACAAACGGCAAAGGTCCAAGTATGGTTTTGTCCCGTGACTTTGATGTCGGTAATGTCTTGAGTTCATCATTTGCGCCAGATATCGAAATAGCAGGCAGCATGGTTATCGGTGGTGTCAACAAGGGTTTGAAACTATGGGACGTTTTCACCAACAGATCCGTACGTAAAAGCTTCAATAGTGAACTACACGACGTGCAAACAAGAGCCAGGGAAGAAGCCAAGCAACTGGGCAAGAGTTCGAGAATCGCAAGAAAATACACCAACAATGATAATCCAGACACTGTTATGACCATTGACGATCAAggtgaagacgaagaagaaagagaaggtGAAGACGAGCATGATGACATGGCATAA
- the MSS51 gene encoding Mss51p yields MTALYAPSGAAQLYSHLLRRSPQNRLVVSHQTRRHLMGFVRNALGLDPPPSPDDPTPENRFHPWDQSPSVDLRERAAKIRTLAHCPVTGKDINYTCPLSGIPTHHSREAWEMDKAYHDSKKYEILKKVNIYEHDLRSGRPFPEFDFPQHQGYDKAVNLTNWDLFLYTRSFYSMDTEFQLAAVTKMLSYPITIGSLLHKFSPYSLNPKGPITLEGLKSLAALRYTLYPLENRSVLATTRNRAMRIFILGARAEAQLPGHVWKQLQFLFPEQNFEIHFIGPECLYKRDKQEYVKSATPVVQRIDETLKFIHHTDFFQVFHEAQDFFPYDPYMDVFFTFHPGYASPESHGSWMGETMKALLETKCAIFTTGFNKKDLMDDLSLVKSKYGKEMDILMDPVKNVFGSTKWELNDMDPQEVYQFNMYIAGFRGKRYHTIKRQ; encoded by the coding sequence ATGACCGCGCTATACGCTCCCTCGGGTGCTGCCCAGCTGTATTCCCATCTGCTAAGGAGATCGCCACAGAACAGACTCGTGGTATCACACCAGACACGCCGTCACCTCATGGGCTTTGTCAGAAACGCCCTGGGGTTGGACCCTCCACCCTCTCCAGACGATCCGACCCCGGAGAACCGGTTTCATCCATGGGATCAGTCGCCCTCGGTGGACTTGCGTGAGAGGGCCGCTAAGATCAGAACCCTGGCACACTGTCCTGTCACCGGCAAAGACATCAACTACACTTGCCCTCTCTCAGGGATCCCGACACACCATTCGCGGGAGGCGTGGGAGATGGATAAGGCATATCACgattccaaaaaatatgaaattttgaaaaaagttaacATTTACGAGCACGACTTGAGAAGCGGTAGGCCTTTCCCTGAGTTTGATTTCCCTCAGCATCAGGGCTATGACAAGGCCGTCAACCTCACCAACTGGGACTTGTTCCTTTACACAAGGTCCTTCTATTCCATGGATACAGAGTTCCAATTGGCTGCGGTCACCAAGATGCTGAGTTACCCAATCACTATCGGGTCGCTGTTACACAAATTCTCCCCATATTCGCTAAACCCCAAGGGGCCCATCACTTTAGAAGGCTTGAAGTCTTTGGCCGCTCTCAGGTACACTTTATACCCGCTGGAAAATAGATCTGTACTGGCTACTACGAGGAATCGTGCCATGAGAATTTTCATTCTGGGTGCCCGTGCTGAAGCTCAGTTGCCGGGCCACGTTTGGAAACAACTCCAGTTTCTCTTCCCAGAACAAAATTTCGAAATCCACTTCATCGGGCCTGAATGTCTATACAAGAGAGATAAACAGGAATATGTCAAATCCGCCACACCGGTAGTGCAAAGAATAGATGAAACTTTGAAGTTCATTCACCACACCGATTTCTTCCAAGTTTTCCACGAAGCTCAAGATTTTTTCCCCTATGATCCATACATGGATGTCTTTTTTACGTTCCATCCTGGTTACGCATCCCCAGAGTCTCACGGTTCGTGGATGGGCGAAACAATGAAGGCCCTACTAGAAACTAAGTGCGCCATCTTTACTACCGGTttcaacaagaaagatttaATGGACGACTTAAGCCTGGTCAAGTCCAAATACGGCAAAGAAATGGATATCCTGATGGACCCAGTCAAGAACGTGTTTGGAAGTACCAAGTGGGAACTGAACGACATGGACCCTCAAGAAGTTTACCAATTCAACATGTACATTGCCGGTTTCAGAGGTAAAAGGTACCATACAATCAAGAGACAATGA
- the COQ9 gene encoding ubiquinone biosynthesis protein COQ9, translated as MLGRNIARKSCASLRLYHSNPIEHVNPLHIKPLTYGKQSPQYKVLSLALQEYVPKHGFTERSIVESLNKLGYPSSMISSIGASNSPSFVHSSTAVMELMKFQLVDKRYRLTEGINPDITPHYKLPSLEHLLLKRLEMDKPVGEQLTDLMSQLAIPSGFLFETAIPELHRLSDDMIYFSNEKDHHDSAWYAKRMAVSSTYIGSQLFMAQDRSHDFRETFAFAKDKLHRVMRLGEYYNNTEEFAWYTLMSTVNLVKSQLVRG; from the coding sequence ATGTTAGGTCGTAACATTGCCAGGAAGAGCTGCGCATCTCTTCGTTTATATCACTCAAACCCCATCGAGCACGTCAACCCGCTCCATATTAAGCCTCTAACTTACGGGAAACAATCGCCTCAATATAAAGTACTATCCCTGGCCTTACAAGAATACGTTCCCAAACATGGTTTCACTGAGAGATCCATAGTCGAGTCCTTGAATAAGCTTGGCTATCCTTCTTCCATGATCTCCTCGATAGGCGCTTCCAACTCGCCCTCGTTTGTTCATTCGTCCACAGCTGTCATGGAACTAATGAAATTCCAATTGGTCGATAAAAGATACCGTTTGACTGAAGGAATCAATCCCGATATAACACCACATTATAAATTGCCCTCGTTGGAACATTTGTTATTAAAAAGGCTAGAGATGGATAAACCAGTTGGCGAACAATTGACGGATTTGATGTCACAATTGGCTATCCCGAGCGGGTTTCTCTTTGAAACTGCGATCCCTGAATTACATAGGTTATCGGATGATATGATTTACTTCTCCAACGAAAAGGACCATCATGATTCCGCATGGTATGCAAAGAGAATGGCTGTTTCGAGCACGTATATCGGTTCGCAATTATTTATGGCTCAAGACAGGTCTCATGACTTCCGGGAGacttttgcttttgcaaAGGACAAATTACATAGAGTTATGCGTTTGGGCGAATACTACAATAACACTGAAGAGTTTGCTTGGTATACATTAATGTCGACGGTCAATTTAGTCAAATCTCAATTAGTTAGAGGTTAA
- the YKE2 gene encoding tubulin-binding prefolding complex subunit YKE2 translates to MSELGTKYQHLQSELEEFIVARQKLETQLQENKIVNEEFDQLKEDTPVYKLTGNVLLPVEQSEARGNVEKRLEFIETEIKRCEKNIRGKQEELEQVRNELVKLNNAATAAGPDR, encoded by the coding sequence atgtCAGAGCTGGGTACGAAATATCAACATTTGCAGAGTGAATTAGAAGAGTTTATTGTAGCAAGACAAAAATTAGAAACACAGctacaagaaaacaagattgtaaatgaagaatttgacCAATTGAAAGAAGACACACCCGTGTATAAGCTAACCGGCAACGTTCTTTTACCGGTGGAACAAAGTGAAGCACGTGGCAATGTGGAGAAGAGACTAGAATTCATTGAAACAGAGATTAAAAGATGCGAAAAGAACATAAGGGgcaaacaagaagaattggaacAGGTAAGAAACGAACTGGTCAAACTAAATAATGCCGCAACTGCCGCTGGCCCAGACAGGTAA
- the NOP56 gene encoding snoRNP complex protein NOP56, with product MAPIEYLLFEEPTGYAVFKVKLQQDDIGSRLKEVQEQINDFGAFTKLIELASFAPFKGAAEALENANDISEGLVSESLKAILDLNLPKASSKKKNITLAISDKNLGPSIKEQFPYVDCISNDLAQDLIRGVRLHGEKLFKGLQSGDLERAQLGLGHAYSRAKVKFSVQKNDNHIIQAIALLDQLDKDVNTFAMRVKEWYGWHFPELAKLVPDNYSFAKLVLFIKDKASLNEDSLHDLAALLNDDSGIAQRVIDNARISMGQDLSETDMENVCIFAQRVASLADYRRQLYDYLCEKMHTVAPNLSELIGEVIGARLISHAGSLTNLSKQAASTVQILGAEKALFRALKTKGNTPKYGLIYHSGFISKASAKNKGRISRYLANKCSMASRIDNYSDEPSNVFGSVLKKQVEQRLEFYNTGKPTLKNELAIQEAMELYNKDKPAEKEEETKEKDSSKKRKLEDDDEEEKKEKKEKKEKKPKKEKKDKKEKKEKKEKKEKKDKKKKSKD from the coding sequence ATGGCTCCTATTGAATATTTACTGTTTGAAGAACCTACTGGGTATGCAGTCTTCAAAGTGAAGTTGCAACAAGACGACATTGGTTCAAGATTAAAGGAAGTTCAAGAACAAATCAATGACTTTGGTGCTTTCACCAAGTTGATCGAACTTGCCTCCTTTGCTCCGTTCAAAGGTGCTGCTGAAGCTCTTGAAAATGCCAATGATATATCAGAAGGTCTAGTCTCTGAAAGTTTGAAAGCTATCTTGGATTTGAACTTACCAAAGGCTTCTtctaagaagaaaaacatcaCTTTGGCTATTTCCGATAAGAACTTAGGTCCTTCTATCAAGGAACAATTCCCATACGTTGATTGTATCTCTAATGATCTTGCCCAAGATTTGATTCGTGGTGTTAGATTGCATGGTGAAAAGCTATTCAAAGGTTTACAATCCGGTGATTTGGAAAGGGCCCAATTAGGTTTGGGTCACGCTTACTCCAGAGCTAAAGTGAAGTTTTCTGTTCAAAAGAACGATAACCATATTATCCAAGCCATTGCTTTATTAGATCAATTAGACAAAGACGTCAACACTTTTGCTATGAGAGTTAAGGAATGGTATGGATGGCATTTCCCTGAATTGGCCAAACTAGTACCAGACAACTATAGTTTTGCCAAGTTGGTCCTTTTCATCAAGGACAAGGCTTCATTAAACGAAGATTCCTTGCATGATTTGGCTGCTCTATTGAATGACGATTCAGGTATTGCACAAAGAGTCATTGACAATGCTCGTATTTCCATGGGTCAAGATTTATCTGAAACTGATATGGAAAACGTTTGTATTTTCGCTCAAAGAGTTGCTTCCTTAGCTGATTACAGAAGACAATTATACGATTACTTATGTGAAAAGATGCACACTGTCGCTCCAAACTTATCTGAATTGATTGGTGAAGTCATTGGTGCTAGATTAATTTCTCACGCTGGTTCTCTAACCAATTTATCTAAACAAGCTGCTTCAACAGTTCAAATTCTTGGTGCCGAAAAGGCTCTGTTCAGAGCTTTAAAGACTAAGGGTAATACTCCAAAATACGGTTTGATTTACCACAGTGGTTTCATTTCTAAGGCCTCTGCTAAAAATAAGGGTCGTATCTCTAGATACTTGGCCAACAAATGTTCTATGGCTTCCAGAATTGACAACTATTCCGATGAACCATCTAACGTTTTCGGTTCCGTACTTAAGAAGCAAGTTGAACAAAGGTTAGAGTTTTACAACACCGGTAAACCAACTTTGAAGAACGAATTAGCCATCCAAGAAGCTATGGAACTTTACAATAAAGATAAACCAgctgaaaaggaagaggaaactaaagaaaaagactcctcaaagaagagaaaattggaagacgatgatgaagaagaaaagaaggaaaagaaggaaaagaaggaaaagaaaccaaagaaggaaaagaaagacaagaaagagaaaaaggagaagaaagagaaaaaggaaaagaaagataagaagaagaaaagcaaggattga